The following proteins come from a genomic window of Pleuronectes platessa chromosome 2, fPlePla1.1, whole genome shotgun sequence:
- the LOC128457435 gene encoding LOW QUALITY PROTEIN: dedicator of cytokinesis protein 3-like (The sequence of the model RefSeq protein was modified relative to this genomic sequence to represent the inferred CDS: inserted 2 bases in 1 codon) produces MRIININRSWISEDVSDQGLTSGCLICSFRGSLTQGLTLEVGETVQILEKCEGWFRGFSTRKPNVKGVFPANYVHLKKAVVTNRGPHETVLPLEDPIVTEVTSTLQEWALLWKQLYVVRSSEEIIKMETQDSFTPGWVQSFRLLRSALEYLFKFIVQSRILYSRATCGMEEEQFRTSIQELFQSIRFVLSLDSRNSETLIFTQGSQPCPGSNQVPGPAAPLALACALGQXAPPAAPGQAPGSGGAGCVQAWSSNALRPSPLSAALLNSFPAIFDELLQMFTVQEVAEFVRGTLGSMPSTVHMGQSMDVVKLQSIARTVDSRLFSFPESRRILLPVVLHHIHLHLRQQKELLICSGILSSIFSIIKTSSLDTSVQEEVEMMVESLLDVLLQSLLSIMSKSQSQEAVRGQRCPQCTAEITGEYVSCLLSLLRQMTDIHFQRLMENFQSKEELKEFLLKILCVFRNLMKLSIFPRDWNIMRLLTSNIILTTAQYLSPALHKNFTEAEFDFKVWNSYFSLAVLYINQPSLQLENLSPAKRKKVLDKYGDMRVMMTYELFSMWQNLGENKIHFIPGMIGPFLGVTLVPQVEVRNIMIPIFHDMMDWEQRKNGNFKQVEAELIDKLDSLVSEGKGDENYRELFSLLTQLFGPYPSLLEKIEQETWRETGVSFVTSVTRLMERLLDYRDCMKGDETENKKIGCTVNLLNFYKSEINKEEMYIRYIHKLCDMHLQAENFTEAAFTLLLYWELLHWDERPLKEFLHYSAQTEWHRKEALCRKVIHYFNKGKCWEYGIPLCRELAFQYESLYDYQSLSWIRKMEAAYYDNIMEQQRLEPEFFRVGFYGRKFPFFLRNKEFVCRGHDYERLEAFQQRMLGEFPQAIAMQHPNQPDEAILQCDAQYLQIYAVTPVPDGVTVLQMDRVPDRIKSFYRVNNVRRFRYDRPFHKGSKDRDNEFKSLWIERTTLILTHPLPGISRWFEVEKRELVEVSPLENAVSVVENKNQELRTLISQYQHKQLHGNINLLSMTLNGVIDAAVNGGIARYQEAFFDKEYISSHPEDTEKITQIKDLMQEQVHILGVGLAVHEKLVHPEMRPLHKKLIDQFQMMRSSLCHCFYVALQGLPGLDKVVSGAHTSRGILASHSPLSPESFKLMHRHSPIAVLTPVRNSSSSLSSHTSSEMGNVGNLLILADGMVVEHPEDFYRMQASPSSSSLSSTHSAPSQLIHSAPSTIRVGSPSLPDKYRHNREMLMLLPPHRERPSSAMYTNITENGQPANFQRALFHQVIGPCKPCSDPNLSVAEKVLTTPSSWSLDSGSRDALPFLSAHAGTVIAPPVPPRNLPHGQHLSMHFDAFHHQVSDLPPALPARSLRKSPLHPIPASPTSPQSILDGSSSTLSGSASSGVSSLSESNFGGPASSSDAPASRTDTLESVPSSQAWTTDQEDLDSLYQPVRYSVSEPEVLDGGKLLPCRSQSAPGGVTPAQGSTSTGAPQPLQHDGLPHHQHHYHHHFHPHYLPHHPPLYQLHEPPPALPPKPYLREGCIPEEDAQSASPPAPRPMPRKISQPIIAATKDEQAKVAWEHGISEE; encoded by the exons gcCTCATGAGACCGTGCTGCCTCTGGAGGACCCCATCGTCACAGAGGTGACCTCCACGCTGCAGGAATGGGCTTTGCTCTGGAAACAGCTCTATGTGGTAAGAAGCTCAGAAG AAATAATAAAGATGGAGACTCaggactcgttcacacctggttgggttcagagcttcagactcctCAGGTCA GCTCTGGAGTATCTGTTCAAGTTCATCGTTCAGTCCAGGATCCTCTACTCTCGGGCCACGTgtgggatggaggaggagcagtttCGAACCAGCATCCAGGAACTGTTCCAGTCCATCCGCTTCGTCCTCAGCCTGGACAGCCGCAACTCTGAGACCCTCATCTTCACCCAg GGCTCGCAGCCTTGTCCAGGTTCAAACCAGGTCCCAGGTCCTGCTGCTCCTTTAGCGTTAGCCTGTGCCCTGGGTCA TGCCCCCCCCGCTGCCCCGGGACAGGCCCCCGGCAGCGGGGGGGCCGGCTGCGTTCAGGCCTGGAGCTCCAACGCTCTGCGGCCATCACCTCTGTCA gcCGCCCTGCTCAACTCCTTCCCAGCCATCTTCGACgagctgctgcagatgttcacGGTGCAGGAGGTGGCGGAGTTTGTGCGCGGCACGCTGGGCAGCATGCCGTCCACCGTGCACATGGGACAGTCCATGGACGTGGTCAAGCTGCAGTCCATCGCCCGCACGGTGGACAGCCGGCTCTTCTCATTCCCAG agtctcGAAGGATCCTGCTGCCTGTGGTCCTGCATCACATCCATCTGCATCTGAGGCAGCAGAAAGAGCTGCTCATCTGCTCTGGAATACTCAGCTCTATATTCTCTATAATCAAGACCAGCTcactg GACACGTcagtgcaggaggaggtggagatgatgGTGGAGTCTCTGCTGGACGTCCTCCTGCAGAGCCTACTGTCAATCATGAGCAAGAGCCAATCGCAGGAGGCGGTAAGGGGTCAACGCTGTCCGCAGTGCACCGCGGAGATCACT ggcgAGTAcgtgtcctgcctcctgtccctcctccgcCAGATGACCGACATCCACTTCCAGCGCCTGATGGAGAACTTCCAGAGCAAAGAGGAGCTGAAG GAGTTCCTGCTgaagattctgtgtgtgttcagaaatCTGATGAAGCTCAGCATCTTCCCTCGGGACTGGAACATCATGAGACTCCTCACCAGCAA catcaTCCTGACCACGGCTCAGTATTTGTCTCCTGCGCTGCACAAGAACTTCACCGAAGCAGAGTTTGAttttaag gtctgGAACTCCTACTTCAGTTTGGCCGTGCTCTACATCAACCAGCCGAGTCTGCAGCTGGAGAACCTGAGTCCTGCGAAGAGGAAAAAGGTTTTAGACAA GTACGGGGACATGAGGGTGATGATGACCTACGAGCTGTTCAGCATGTGGCAGAACCTGG GTGAGAATAAGATCCACTTCATCCCCGGTATGATCGGCCCGTTCCTCGGAGTCACGCTGGTTCCTCAGGTGGAGGTGAGGAACATCATGATCCCCATCTTCCACGACATGATGGACTGGGAGCAACGCAAGAACGGAAACTTCAAGCAg gtggAGGCTGAACTGATCGATAAACTGGACAGTTTGGTTTCTGAAGGGAAAGGAGACGAGAACTACAGAGAACTCTTCAGTTTGCT AACCCAGCTGTTTGGGCCCTACCCCAG TCTGTTGGAGAAGATCGAGCAGGAGACGTGGAGAGAGACGGGCGTGTCCTTCGTCACGTCCGTCACACGGCTGATGGAGCGACTGCTGGACtacag GGACTGTATGAAGGGAGACGAGACGGAGAACAAGAAGATCGGCTGCACCGTCAACCTGCTG AACTTCTACAAGTCAGAGATCAACAAGGAGGAGATGTACATCCGCTACATCCACAAGCTGTGTGATATGCATCTGCAGGCTGAGAACTTCACAG AGGCTGCGTTCACTCTGCTGTTGTACTGGGAGCTGCTGCACTGGGACGAGCGACCACTGAAAGAGTTCCTGCATTACTCTGCTCAGACCGAGTGGCACCGCAAAGAGGCGCTGTGCCGCAAGGTCATCCACTACTTCAACAAGGGAaag tGCTGGGAGTATGGGATCCCTCTTTGCAGGGAGTTGGCCTTCCAGTATGAATCTCTGTACGACTACCAGAGTCTGAGCTGGATACGG aaaatgGAAGCTGCGTATTACGACAACATTATGGAGCAGCAGCGTCTGGAGCCAGAGTTCTTCCGGGTGGGATTCTACGGCAGGAAGTTCCCCTTCTTCCTCAGA AACAAAGAGTTTGTGTGTCGGGGTCATGACTACGAAAGGTTAGAGGCCTTCCAGCAAAGGATGCTGGGAGAATTCCCACAAGCCATTGCGATGCAGCATCCCAATCAGCCAGACGAGGCGATCCTTCAGTGTGACGCTCAGT acctCCAGATCTACGCGGTGACCCCGGTGCCAGACGGCGTCACCGTGCTGCAGATGGACCGGGTCCCGGACCGCATCAAGAGCTTCTACCGGGTCAACAACGTGCGGCGGTTCCGTTACGACCGGCCGTTCCACAAAGGATCCAAAGACCGAGACAACGAGTTCAAG AGTCTCTGGATCGAGAGGACCACCCTGATCCTCACGCACCCTCTGCCCGGGATCTCTCGCTGGTTCGAGGTGGAGAAGCGAGAGCTG GTGGAGGTGAGTCCGTTGGAAAACGCCGTCTCTGTGGTGGAGAACAAGAACCAGGAGCTGCGGACTCTGATCAGTCAGTACCAGCACAAGCAGCTGCACGGGAACATCAACCTGCTCAGCATGACCCTGAACGGGGTCATCGACGCCGCGGTCAACGGAGGCATCGCCCGGTACCAAGAG GCCTTCTTTGATAAGGAATACATCAGCAGCCACCCTGAGGACACGGAGAAGATCACGCAGATCAAAGACCTGATGCAGGAGCAG GTTCACATCCTGGGAGTCGGCCTGGCGGTGCACGAGAAGCTGGTGCACCCGGAGATGAGGCCACTGCACAAGAAGCTGATCGATCAGTTCCAGATGATGAGGAGCAGCCTCTGTCAC TGTTTCTATGTGGCCCTGCAGGGACTTCCTGGTTTGGACAAGGTGGTCTCAGGAGCCCACACCTCCAGAGGGATCCTGGCCTCACACAGCCCCCTGAGCCCCGAGAGCTTCAAGCTCATGCACCGGCAcag CCCCATAGCTGTTTTGACTCCAGTGcgcaactcctcctcctctctctcctcccacacCTCCAGTGAGATGGGGAACGTTGGGAACCTGCTGATCCTGGCTGATGGGATGGTGGTGGAGCACCCGGAGGACTTCTACCGAATGCAG GCAAGCCCCTCCTCCTCTAGCCTTAGCTCCACCCACTCTGCGCCCTCTCAGCTGATACACTCCGCCCCCTCCACCATCAGAG tGGGTTCTCCTTCTCTGCCGGACAAGTACAGACACAACAGGgagatgctgatgctgctgccgccgcaCAGGGAGCGGCCGAGCAGCGCCATGTACACCAACATCACAGAGAACGGCCAG ccagCGAACTTCCAGCGGGCGCTCTTCCATCAGGTGATTGGTCCGTGTAAACCCTGCAGCGACCCCAACCTCTCGGTGGCTGAGAAAG tgCTCACCACCCCCAGTAGTTGGAGTCTGGACAGTGGAAGCAGAGATGCTCTCCCCTTCCTCTCTGCCCACGCTGGCACCGTCATCGCACCTCCTGTTCCCCCCCGCAACCTGCCTCACG GGCAACACCTGTCGATGCACTTTGACGCTTTCCACCACCAGGTCAGCGACCTCCCTCCAGCTCTCCCCGCGCGCTCCTTAAGAAAG tctcCCCTGCACCCTATACCTGCCTCGCCCACCAGTCCACAGTCCATCCTGGATGGCAGTAGCTCCACCTTATCAGGCAGCGCCAGCTCCGGGGTCTCCTCCCTCAGTGAGAGTAACTTCGGtggccccgcctcctcctccgacGCCCCGGCCAGCCGCACAGACACCCTGGAGTCCGTCCCCAGCAGCCAGGCCTGGACCACGGACCAGGAGGACCTGGACTCTCTGTACCAGCCCGTCAGGTACAGCGTCTCCGAGCCCGAGGTCCTGGACGGAGGGAAACTCCTGCCCTGCCGCAGCCAGTCCGCCCCAGGAGGCGTCACCCCGGCTCAGGGTTCCACCTCCACCGGCGCTCCACAACCACTGCAGCATGACGGGCTGCCACACCACCAacaccactaccaccaccacttCCACCCCCACTACCTCCCCCACCACCCGCCTCTCTACCAGCTCCACGAGCCTCCTCCCGCCCTGCCGCCCAAGCCCTACCTCCGAGAGGGATGTATCCCGGAAGAAGACGCCCAGTCTGCGTCTCCTCCCGCCCCACGGCCCATGCCACGCAAGATCTCCCAGCCCATCATCGCTGCCACCAAGGACGAGCAAGCTAAAGTGGCGTGGGAGCACGGCATCAGCGAGGAGTGA